One Xyrauchen texanus isolate HMW12.3.18 chromosome 26, RBS_HiC_50CHRs, whole genome shotgun sequence genomic window, tgatatttattaaaaatgtatcattttattatatttacatttacatttacattatttgacatatttttaactatacatttaattttctttctttaatgGGGTTCTCAGCAAATACTCATATAGCATATgctattaattgcgattaataaaataaattaataggcACATCTTGTACTTTCTTTGATTAGATTGTCAATTGATAAATTGACAACCCTATGGGAGCCTAGGTTCGAGTCAGAGCTGGGACATGTCTCGATCATGTTCCCTCTTTCACACCTACTTTTCTGTCTAATCTACACTTCCTACCAAATAAAGGCAAAAAGATGTCACCTTTTAGCAAATttgcacaaagtgcttcacaaaatcTGAAATCAAACACACTctgtgaatttttgtttttactttgtgCTTTACAAAGTAGTAAAATCAAGTCTATACAAACAAGTTTTACACGAGACTTTAAAACAGACATAGATTCAGCAGATCGAATATCCAAGGGCAGGCTGTTCCTTCACGGAATATGCTCTATCACCTTTTTTTTGCATCTGGATCTAAGAACAgccaacatttcacaaaaagatgaTCTAAGATGTCTAACTGTTTCATAATGTCTTAAGGTTCTGCTAAATATTCTTGTGCCAACCCTTGTGATGCCTATATGGAATTAATTAAATCTTATAAATCAAACCTAAAATGAATTGGTAGCCAATGCAAGAAACTAAAAATGGAGTAATATGATTAAAAGACCTAGTTCATGTCATAAGTCTAGCTGCAGCATTGTGTAAAGAGCATTGATTTAACACAAAGAAATtggcattacaataatcaaggttagacaaaataaaagcatgtacaAGCTTCTCTGTATCCCTAAAACTCCAAACATGTCTCACTTTGGAAAAGATTCTTAACTGATAAAATCAAGACTGAACTAACTTCCTGAtgtgatattaaaaaaaattacatttgtagcaAAATACTCTCAAATTTCTCACCACCTGCTGATAATTTGGGACCACCAAGTGCTGACTCAATCTGGCTCTTTTTAAAAGCATGACCGATTATAACAACctctgttttattaatatttatgtgaAGAAATGCCAGCCAATGTTTTATATCTACTATACACGCTACATAGAACATTTAAATTAGTCAGATCATTGGGATTCAATGACAAATACAACTGTAGGTTATCTGCATagcaatgaaagttaatgttgTATTCAGGAATCACGGAACCAAGTGGTAACGTATATAGAGAAAACTAAATTGGCGCTAACAGGGATCCTTGCGGAACACCACAATTTATTGTTGAAGATGGGGACATGTCATCTCCAACAGACACAACATATGTTCTATTCAACAAGTTGGAAGCAAACCAGTCTAAAGCCACTCCTGATATATATGTTGCTTTGTGATCTCATCTAACAGGTCGAGGCTATGGCGTCAAGTTTAAACACCAATGATGCCTACCTGCTGAAGTTACCTCAGGGTGATGCGTATGTGTGGAAAGGGAAGGGGGCCAGTGAGGAAGAAGTACGAGGAGCAAAGTACCTGAGTGAGAAGCTGAAGTGCACATCCCAACCAATTTCAGAAGGAAAAGAGCCAGGTAATGCACATCCGGCATATACTACAGGAAGAACAGTGTATAACCATTCATGTTCTTTACTCCTACATAAGTGCAAATACACAAACTAAAACAGAGTATCCTCCATAATATTTTTACATACTCgttgataatttattttttaaagagaacTTTTGGAAGGCTCTGGGTGGAAAGACAGAGTATCAGACTTCTAAGATGTTAGAGAGTGAAACTATAGCTCATCCTCCTCGACTGTTTGCCTGTTCCAATAAAACTGGAAGGTTTTCTGTGAGTATCAAAGACCTGGTTAAAGAGTACCAAATGTAAGCTAAGATTCACATTGGGCGTATGCAAATTGGGGTGATTCCTGCTTTCAATCCTGGATTGAAACACTgctgaaatactgtatataatatgacATACCTTCATAGCAACTGCAGCCTAATACAGCTATGACACCGTTTAGGCTTTAAccatgcatttttaaaactataGATTGAAGAGGTACCTGGTGAGTTTAACCAAGATGACCTGGCAGAGGATGATGTCATGTTACTGGATGTCTGGGATCAGGTTAGTCAGATTGCTTTCATCATTATCTTCAGCAAGGTTATGAACTATAAAAGTAATAACTCTGAAACGGTCTTCAAGATTACAAGGACAGCAAATTGCTGATAATCTTTAGTATTCCATATATATAAGATGGCATTCCCTATATCAGTATGCTGCTAACCTCTGATCTAATCTTGTAGGTATTTGTTTGGATTGGAAAGGATGCCAATGAGGTGGAGAGGACTGAGTCTGTAAAATCTGGTATGGTGCCCCCCTAagcaaaaatacttaaaaaaaatatttctttgtaaTTTGAATGTATAACTGAAACCGCTCAATGCCTGCAACAGGTTTAACCCCATGCTTACAAAAACATAGCACAAGATCATCATATGCATAAATGcaaaagatacatttaaaaattgtaatcatagCATGTTAAGTCTATAATCATCTTAAGTCAACAAATATGGAAGTTCAAAAAAGTATTTGTCCCACCTGCAGCAAAAATGTATATCGAGACAGACCCATCAGGACGAGACAAGGGGACATCTTTGGTTGTGGTAAAGCAGGGGCATGAGCCCCCCACCTTCACCGGCTGGTTCCTGGGGTGGGACGCCTCTCAATGGGACAGGGATGTTGTGGAAAGAGCAGTAAAATCCCTGCAGGTTAACTGAGAGCTGCCATTCTGCAAATCTTGAACGCAAGTGACTTCACTGGAAAGAAACAACAGGTTGCTGTTTACTAATGATGAGTGTCTTGGAGCTTTCTATTAAACTCTATAGAAACTATGCCATATGTTCAAAATGCCAAATTATCTGAGAGAAAATAGGCCTATATCACCTTGCTATGAGGATACTCTATACATATACAATATACTGATCTTAAAGCTCTGTATTTCCCATTTTTCCTATTGTGTCGTACTCTGTATTTCTGAATATATGCTTTCAAAATGCAAAACTATTCTACAATTAAAGACTCAATACATTTatggatgttttgttttcttgtgtCACGAGAGCCCCCTAGCGGCGAACCCTGAATCACAACACTTGCACATACATATTGCACATTATGCTATGCTGTAGTCTTGCTGATGTACAAAGACATATGCTTCAAACAGCACAATCCATCTGGGAGCACTCGCACCCAACTGCCttgtaatgtaaacatttaatATCTGTACTTAAGATACATAAACATTTTGGGGCGTTTTATgagtaataacatttaaatacgTGAGTAATATATAAATTACGGAGGCCCTGAACTGcaagatggagaaaaaaaaaaaaaggtgaaataaatacataaattgtgtctcagttccttcctgagcctaagttgtaaaaaaatgtttgatatttttcTCTATTCAAAAAAACTccaccaaccttggccaccaggtgccactatcagtaaacatgtaatcttatgctTTCTCTTAATTAATTCACCTTAAACATATTATTTTGATATACTGGGTGGAAAatgtacaattatatttaaaaacttaGTTTTTTAAATGTGGCTTTTAATCTCTGAATGTATCTCCCGTTATATCTTCATTGTAGTCGTCCGGTTGAGTGTGCGTTAGTCTACGGACTCATGCATTAACATTACATGAAATATATACTGACTTCActcagttttcaaaataaattaattaatacaagTTGAACCAATGATTAAAGAAATATCGAAATGTAGAAATAAAATTCAACTTTCAATTTAGCATTTCCCTTGTTTTATGTTTCATactgaattatttttacattaatattttttgtatttgtgtattttgttaattattttttttcaggtTTCGTCCTTCATAAAGTGGTAAtttgaaggaaaaataaataaacaaacaaacaaataaacagaaaagCCACCGACCGACAAAGTTAATCGACATGGAAAACGAGGGTGAGCCCCCTGCTGTTTCTTTCTAACCACGAGATGGCGCACAagtaaaagaaaaatgacattctTTCAAATAAACTCCAACAAAAATTAGATCAATATAACACTAAAGTGAAACTGTAGGTTAAACATCGCAAATGGTGCAGCCAAAATCTATAAAAATGCGAATATTTTATGATTCAATTTAAGTTTGGATCCATAAGGCCACCAGCAaccaatacatttttgttctatCAACATTACTTTCCTTTACGCTGATTACCCGTACAGGTGATGTAACAGATGTtagaactattattattattattattattattattagggtctACCATGTGATTCTGTACGCTCAAGCTCTGTGAACCGTCTCGGATAAACTTTGTTCAGATTTTGTTGAATATGCATCTTCCAATGGAGATTTGAATTAACTGAATCCGGCATAAAATGAGCCTATTTGAAGAGACAGACTGATTAACAGGTAGGCCCTTACTGGATTAACTTTGCTAGTTGTTTATTAGGAAGCTCCGACGACCGATCGTGCGCTCAACAAGGGTGTTGTAAAGTTAGACGTCTCTTTGAGATCTGTGTATGAATGGCTGTGTAGTTTACGTGACAGACAGATCAATCACAGTGTAATTGCTCACTGATGCCAACGCTAATTGTTTTGGTACTCAGATACACATTCCTTTCTTTGGCAGGGTGTTATGACACTATCAAAGGCCACTGCTCACGTATGAAATACTTTTTGACTTAATGTATTTACTCTGGTCTGTACACTGCATGGTCAATAGAAATGTTCGTAGTTTTCATACAAAACTTTTGTACATTCTTTCCCAAAAATAAATCTCACCTGTATGCGCCTTGAGCGACGTGAACAGGTGGCGAGGCGGTGTGTCCAAAAAGACGACGGGCTTGACATTTCACCAATCAGACTCCAAGAAAAGTAATACGCGCCCATGGAATCAGACCAATCAGCGCGATTCTCTGCACTGTGGGAGGAGCTAACGGTGCTAGAATGAACTGGGAACCAGCTCGCTGTGGTGTCAGTGAAACAGACGTGGTTACAGGGAGTGGATTCACTTGTCGGCTCAGCTGTTCTGAATGGAAACAAGATTTTGGAAATAGTCGTAAACACTGCTGGACCCGTAACACAAGATTCGCGCTAAATAAGGTGAGTGCGGAACTGGGTTTTATTTCCATACGCTGATGTTGATTACAAAGGTTACTTGATTAAAAATTACTTAGTGTAATATTGTGCAGTCTGAATAACTTATTattttggcaataaagctaaAGCCTTCTGTTCCATAATCATAATGGATCTCATTTTGAGTTATCACTTGTTGGGTACAGAAGGTGATCAGAATcataattcatgtatttatttatagagaTGTGCCCCTCCTCAAGCGCTTTTACACATGGCCTTAGAGATATGCGACAGAGACGAGTTTTCCAGGTTTAGATACCAAACTAGGCCAAACTAGCTTTCATCTCCATTAACAATTAGTGCAACTGCAATTCAACTATAAAATGGCATGAAAAGAAGGTCGAGGGTTTTTTTTACACATGCGTTATACAGTTTCTGAATAGGAATGAAATGCTGGTGCCCCTGTGGCGCTACATGTGCAAATGGGCTTCCTGCTGTTTCATTCACCATCACTGGTACTGAATGACACCCAGCTAGGTTAAATCTGCCTTTCAGATTGGCAAAGAGAGCACCATGCTTACTTGGAATGAACAGGCAAGTAAAGGGGATCTGTAAAACTGTGTGTCATGGTGCTTCACTGCTGGCCTCCTTGCATCATCTCCTTTTTCATTTGGTTTCAGGTTATAGCAGCTTCTCAGGGGAACAAGAGAAGCCTTGTGAATATTTGGTGAAGCATCAGCGGTAGCAGCGACGACACCTTGTCTCCTGAGTCTCTGGCTTGGCTTTCATCCTTTTCAGAGTGGCAGAACAAGATGGGGAATGGATTATCAGAGCCCCATGCCATCTTTCCCTGCCTGCCATCCTTTCAGGCCCTTCACATTGTTATTCTTGGGTTGGATTGTGCTGGTAAGACCACCGTATTGTACCGGCTGCGCTTCAATGAGTTTGTGAACACAGTTCCTACCAAGGGCTTTAACGCAGAGAAGATCAAGTTGACGCTGGGTGGGAAAGGCCAGACTGCGTCCTTTCATTTCTGGGATGTCGGTGGTCAGGAAAAGCTCCGGCCGCTCTGGCGGTCCTATACGCGGTGTGCGGATGGACTTGTGTTTGTGGTGGACTCGGTGGATACAGAGCGCATGGAGGAGGCCAAGACAGAGCTGCATAAGATCACACGACTACAGGAGAACCAGGGGGTGCCCGTGTTGGTGGTGGCCAACAAGCAGGACCTGCGCAATGCGTTGCCTCTATGTGAGGTGGAGCAGATTCTGGCACTGAATGAGCTGGGGTCCCACACGCCCTGGCACCTCCAACCTGCCTGTGCAATAATCGGAGAAGGTCTGCAAGAGGGTCTGGAGAGGCTTCACTCCATGATTGTCAAGCGGAGAAAGACGATGAGGCAGCAGAAGAGGAAAAGATGACTGTTTGTCGATGGGAATAATAACCGAGACGTGATGCTAGAGAGGTGCACTTTTGCCTCTGTGATGGCTCTGCTGATGGGCTGTGGGCCTTTGTGGCCATTTGCTCTTGGAATTATTATTTGGATGGGCTGAGTTTTATCAGTCAGATGGTGAAAGACTGCAAGAGGACAGTATTGATTTACCACTTTGGTTATTGGATTGTAGCAGTGGTCGGACAGCGCAAATGACCACATGGAACTTTTACATAAACACAGTGTTACACAATGTCGTTAGGTCTGTGATACAATGAGTTCCCATGAAGGACAACCCTGGACTTACGAAATGAACTTGTAAATGACAAAGAAGAGTTTGTCTTTGTCCATACATCTAAAGTGTTTCACATATAACTGCTttttaaaccactgtagtcatgAAATTGAAGTATTGATTACCAAAGCTGCCATGGACttaaatgttcttaaaaaaaatcCAATGTATTCATTCAGGTGATGTGTCTCTCCCACTGGTTTTATCCCAGTTGGCCACCAGTCATTTTCTCCAAGTGTTTGTCATCTCAGTGGTCATCGGAACAAGAATAAGCTTTATGGATCACTTGTTTGGGAATGCACAAATGTTTGAAATCAGATGTCACTGAAAGGGTATTTCATCCACCAATCAGACTGTAGTTCAGTTGGTGGGTGCCAATGAATATGGTAATTGTTAGATTGGTGAAAGGTTTAAAGTTAAGGGTGTACTATCCTTGTTCAAGTAGTCCTGTTGACAGCATTATGTTGGTGCAATTGGGGTTACTGGTGTTCGTTGAATACGGGTGTCATTTTTAGCTCCGCCCAGATTGTGTGCTTCCCTGAATGACAAGATCTGTTTAGATGCACTTTAGCAATTTCCTTTTCTAATCTATGAACTTGCAGCATCCATTGCTTTGTTTTGTAAAGAGTTTCTCATACCACAGAAAAGAAGTAATGCATTGCTTCAAATGAAgcggtttttttattttttttaaatggtccatTGTTCCACATTCAAATGTGTCAAGCTGTCGCTCAGTGCTTGTGTTGGGGGATGTTCATATTTATTTGTCAGAATTTGTACACTGAATAAATCCACAACAACACTAAACACATGTTTTGAGTCCTCATTACTACCTGTTGCATGATGAACTAATCATCATTgctaattatatacatttaagtgATAGAACTCTTTATAACTGACACCATATAATTGCATGTTTATTTCTATAATGGTGTGATGCACTGTTCAGATGACTCACTGAAAGTTGTTACTCTACAGATCCATTGGCACATTTGGACATGCAAAATTTGATGTGAAATGAATGGTTTTCTTTCTGTTCTAGGCATGTGGCTGGGCAGGCTTCTCCCAGTCTGTTGTTATACAGCTGTATTAATTTAGAGGAATTGCATTAGTGCAAATGTAGTGCCTGcctaaaaaatgaattaaatatagaagccctcaaagctaacagacatgggcCACAAAACTcagttttacaattttattttaatgggttatttaagtcctttaaatttaaaacgaaacaaaaatataacacGTTTAATAATTCTTGCATAACCAGTGAGACTCACTTGGGCAGTTCAAGCTTAATCAAGCATTGATTAATTGAGACTGCATAAACACAATATGCTCattacagtgtatatataaaaagcaTGAACAAATTGAAATGCGTAACTGCTCAAAGTTTTTCATCACAGCTGGATTTGCCTGGAGCCCCCACAGAGTTGCGTGTTGTGTTTGGAATTGACCTGGCACAGCCGGTACTTGGACAAGAACACACGGATCAATGAGGTATCAATCCGGGGGGAGGGGACTTTGGACCAGCTGACCAGTTCAGTCAGGATCCCTTCACTGGCCTTGTTTGTTGTGTTCTGGTGGCAGCTGGATGGCACAGACACAGACtgatataaatcactcaatgggctaggacctcaatatattgcagatatgctcactgaatataaacccaacagatcactcagatcattaggatcacatcagctagaaataccaagggttcactctaagcaaggagagtctgcttttagctattatgccagccgcagctggaaccagcttccagaagagatcagatgtgctcctacattagtcacattgaaatccagactcaaaacacatctgtttagctgtgcatttactgaatgagcactgtgccactgtgtgtccgactgtttgtactgtattttattttatattctaaactgtttcaattattcttatttttttattcttattttaatctcttctatgtaaagcactttgaattaccattgtgtatgaaatgtgctatataaatagcCTTGCCTTGCCTTAAAAGAAACTAAGAATAGGTCTGCAACTATAGCTTTAAAAACTCTCCAGGCTTCTAAGATAATAGAGGGGGAATTACCTTAATTGGTCCTCAAATCATGAAAAATGCAAATGACTGTTTCTACAGCAGCCAGTGCACCAAGCAACATggaaaatctgtgttacagtgtgtcacgtacaatggaagtgaatgggtgtcaatctgtaaacattaaattactcactgtttcaaaagtatagccacaagatgtaaacaatatgcatgttaacatgattttaatgttatgataaaatcacttactaaccttctctgtgtaaagttatatacaattttacaactgttgccatgacaactaaaGTATGTAAACCCAAAAATCCCTAAActaaaatgactgaaaattatttcaacaactttatagctcaaacttttaacagaagaatcaatgtaagtgttttcataaaatgataagcttcacatttctgcctttaaaccctccaaaaattggccccattcacttccattgtaagtgtctcactgtaactctaaattactttttaataacttttactGAACCTGGAaggatatttatattttgtaggGAAACAACATCAATACCCAATATACCAGGTTGGCTTGCAATGAGGCTTTGGAGAGATGTGAGGCTTTGGTGTGATCTGGCTGACTGCCTGCTTTAAATTGTTTGAGAACAGCACTCAGGAATTATACCTGACAACCCCTATTTCACAAGCCATGCCATTGAGCTGGGGAATTTTAATGAACCATTGCTGTGTCTTTTGTCTTTGCATGAAAGTACAGCCCACTTGTTTTAGTGCTGGGTCTCAGAAGCAAGCTGGCATTATGCCCAGTGGGCCGTGTTTTGTTCCACTAGAACATTATTTATGTAGGGGCAGAGATGCAGTGGAAGTTAAGCTTGCGTGCAGATATCATGGTCAGTTAAGGAAATAAGTGGTTTATCAGAATGAAGCTAAGGATGAAAGGTTAGCAGTTCCTATACCCCCAACCCCTCCCCGGTCGAGGACATCAGAATCAGACTTCCTGTTCACTCCACCCTACAACATGCTGACTCAGGATATGGCATGACACCCTCCCTCCACAGATTGCCCATGCTTGTCATGGCAATACTGTCATAAAAGGAGCTCCACACATCGTTAAGGTCTGCCGTTGGGGAATGTCGACTCAAACTAGAACACTTTTTATTCACAGCAAATCTTTACTGTTATATGGTGTTCCTATGACTTGCAGTGGAACTAAATGTTTCTAATAAGACACCTTACatgaaatgcttttggaaaatgacataaaaagtttacattttataataattatgcgTGCAGCATTTATGACCTCATACTATTGACTATGTAATGTTCATACCTTTTGAAATTCATTTGCATACAGGAAGATTTTGTGTTccatacaagttatgctcaatcgacagcatttgtagcataatgttactTACAACAGACTTGGTCTGTCCTTgaagggaaacaaaacaaaacagttgcAGTAAAATTAAGGCACTTATGGGGCTTTTTCACTGCACAGTAAAACTCAACTCAACTTGACAcagctcgctttttgggggttttccactgtggatagtacctggtacctggtacttttttactACAACCTAGGTTGTGGTTCCAAGTGAGccaagccaatactaaatgtgacgtcaaaaccctgcagatcactgattggtcagggataATTGTCACtatcagcatcactggatttcagACACGCAGCATCAACCCACTAGTtataaagttagctacagcgataacagtataatttgttcacgcgactttcgaattgtgaaaaagaaatggctgtgtgaaaaaccatgccgtggtcaataaacgaggtgcagacggtccactcgttagcgaggagtgaaacgaaaaagtctctcaggaagtgtctcagctgttggccgcatacggctaccaccggacctaccaacagtgtagggaaaagtaaaaaaaaaacttaagtgactacagaacatcaaggaaaagtggaagtggttcgatcaaatggacgctatctaaactggcgagcaatgggagggagagtgccaaGGACTGGCATTAattcacgatggaggatggtatgttttgttatgttaactctatactctgcttgaaagcttgactttatttagttgaccagctactggaagcttgcttgtaatacaaccaggccaatttaactgttacacttgtgtaaaatcaccatgcgacaactgctttatgcagcacaatgagctagtaactaacagctagcagttgttttattgttttggtcagtttgtgtcatgtttaagatgatatcacggcagtagaggcggcgccaCTGTGACGATCagactataatcccacccacgttgagatggcactaaactgcagtggaaatacaAGCTCAGAAACGTAAAGCGAGTAGAGATGAGGCGAGTCGAACTGTAAAGTGCcatggaaaagtgccattacagtggaagagaatggggccagttcataaactacacacactttcaaaagtagagcaataaaatgtaaacattatacatattaaCATAATTGTAATGTGATCATTGGTTTTTACAGGGTTTACCAGTGTTGTGTCGCCATGGCGACAAAGTTGCAATATTAGATTCTACTTTTCACTTATAAgtttagtaaattattttttcacacactacaacaatgttaacacatattgtataatttttacatcttgtggttatacatttgaaacaatgtgcattttaCCTTtgatggactggccccattcacttccattgtaagtgcctcactgttattgcgttttttgattattatttttttaaataaactagaGGTGAGTCGAAATTATatttgataatcaacattatgccacaaaaactgtcgactgagcttaaattgtattgaacctggaatattccattaaaatgaactagtgaaggcatAAAGGTGATAAAAAGGGTGACCAGTCCAGTTACAGAACCTAAGATATAAACTATCTCTTATgcatttgtataaatataaattaccTAAAATGTTGATGTTAACTGATAAAAGTCCATGCGTTACCCAGTTACCCAATACATTCCTCTTGATCATTGGCTACACAACACAATTGTGTTGATTAGTGAAGGTATGTGGGGGATTTGAGACACAATGGAGCCACTATGAATAATAAGGGGGAACAATataatttaaagattttaaaacGATCTATTAGCTACAACAGCTGTTTGATCTTGTTTTTTAGATGgcatttaaaacttttaatgttTAGGGCCTTTTAATGGTTGGCTTTGAAACAAACCACTGTCTCCTTTGCAGAGGGAAAGTCATGCTTAAATTCTGATTAACATATGTTTGAAGTTAGTCAGTTTATCTCAGATGTCTGGCTGCTCTAGGTAGGTGTGAACATCTGAGCAAAGGAAGTGGTGTGAATGGGCGGGGTGGGCAATGATTGGCCTGGCAGAGAAGGCAaagcagagcaaggtaagtgctccACCACTCCCTGCCTTTCCCTGCGGATCCTGACCGACTTAACGCTCACCATACTATAAAGTCACAGATGTCCttactttaaatgtattcattcctttttttctttttaagttttTCTATTATTTAAACACCCACATTCTCCAGTAAACTCATTACTGTATAATTTACTTTTTATTGACTTTCAGAAGTAATTATGCCCTGAGCTTAATAACTCTCAGCAAATGGGGCTAGTCAATTGGAAAATGAAAGTATGACGCTTTCACATGTAAAATTGCAAAATTCAAATTAcggtattgaaatttgaaacttGTGAGTGATATAAACAAAAGTTTTTTAATATGAGCAGGAACtactgtgtaaattgtcagatttatgctaagctaaaatgctatttctagccattttacatgcacattactaAGCAAAATCAcatattttatcaataaaattcaaattggatcataattcattttttctagtaagaactttgatattatggcaaaaatcatattttttaaaatttgttcctgtaaaaatatcaaaaaatccttacaacaagatacatttgattgaTCTTATTCTAGAAactacactgcataagatatttaggtttttcagagaatgtatttttaacatgtgtattttgagttcttatagtcaaaacaagtgaaaaatctaccagtgctgaagaagtaatccaaagtatttagaatactttactgatcttgagtaatctaatgtaatacattacaaatgacattttacagcatgtattctgtagtctgtagtggaatacattaaaaaagtaaccctcacaTCCCTGCTGATGGCACAAATTCATGCCCTAATGATAATGTGGCAACCTTCTGGTAAGGGTGTTCTTTGGATTTTGTCATGACAAGGGCATCTCAGAAGGatttgtttatgtttaaaacaTCTTACTTTCAGTTTTGAGTACATATCAACCAGTTTTTTAAGCTGATACTGAGTTCATTAATACTTTTATAGTATGCCTAGAATTAGCATACAATATAAAGCAGTAGTAACATtacatacaaacatttacatacacacacaaaatgtaaaaacagcATG contains:
- the LOC127619917 gene encoding ADP-ribosylation factor-like protein 4A translates to MGNGLSEPHAIFPCLPSFQALHIVILGLDCAGKTTVLYRLRFNEFVNTVPTKGFNAEKIKLTLGGKGQTASFHFWDVGGQEKLRPLWRSYTRCADGLVFVVDSVDTERMEEAKTELHKITRLQENQGVPVLVVANKQDLRNALPLCEVEQILALNELGSHTPWHLQPACAIIGEGLQEGLERLHSMIVKRRKTMRQQKRKR